The nucleotide sequence GGGTTCTCCGATGCTCAAGCCTCACAAATGGCCTTGGGGAAAATTTATAGAGAACTAATGCATCAAGCGAGTTTGCTGGCATATGCTGATGCGTATGAATTTGTGGCAACGATTATGATATTATTAGGGATTGTAGCATTGTTTATG is from Negativicutes bacterium and encodes:
- a CDS encoding EmrB/QacA family drug resistance transporter, coding for GFSDAQASQMALGKIYRELMHQASLLAYADAYEFVATIMILLGIVALFMPKNELHGKKKKTVVTE